The following is a genomic window from Janibacter sp. DB-40.
GACGATCCGGGCGCGGCAGACCCCCTTCGTCGTCCTGACCTCCAACGCCACCCGGGAGCTGTCCGAGGCCCTGCGGCGTCGCTGCCTGTACCTGCACATCGACTACCCGGAGGCCGAGCTCGAGCGGCGGATCGTCGCACTGACCGTGCCGGACCTCGACGCGACACTCGGTGACTCGATCGTCCGGCTCGTCGGTGCCCTCCGGGAGATGCGGTTGCGCAAGTCCCCCTCCGTCGCAGAGACCATCGACTGGGCGCGCACCCTGCTCAGCCTCGGGGCCTCCGGCGATCTCGACCCGGAGCTCGTGCGCTCGACCCTGGGCGTCGTGCTCAAGCACCAGGAGGACATCGAGCTCGCCGCGCACACGCTGGACCTGGACCGTGCCCTCGCCTGATCCCCTGGGCACGCGCCTCGTCGACCTCGGCCGGGCGTTGCGCCGGCACGGGGTCAAGGTGGGCACCTCCGAGATCACCGACGCCGCGGCCGCGGCGCGGGTGCTCGGCGTGGACGACCGCGAGCGCCTGCGTGCCGGGACGGCGGCGGCGATGATGCGCCGCTCCTCCGACCGGGAGCTCTTCGACCAGCTCTTCGACATCCACTTCCCTGCCGCCGTCGGGCAGCGCACCGGCGAGGACGACGCCCCCGCCCCCACCGACTCCGCGGGCGCGCGCGAGCGGGCCGCGGCGATCCGCGACGAGCTGGTCGAGGCCCTCGCGCACGCCGACGACGCCGCGCTCGACCGGCTCGCCGCACGCGCACTGGCCGAGCTCGGCCGCCTGTCCAACGAGGCGAGCACCGGCGGGTGGTCGGCGCACCAGGCGATCGAGCGCCTCGCACCCCAGACCGCGATCGCAGCGGCGTTGCAGCGAGCACGCGACGCCGGGGACGTCACCGGCGGTTCCGGTGAGGGCTCAGGGGGATCAGGGTCGGGATCCGGCGGGGCGTCCGGTGGGGGCGGCGCCGGCGAAGGGAGCCCCACCCGCTTCAGCGACCGGTTCGACCGGGACGAGATCCGCTCCCGCGTCGGCCACTTCCGCCGTCGCGTCGAGACCGAGGCCGCCCGGCGCAACGCCGAGGTCCGCGGTCGCGATCGCATCTCGCGCTACGGGGTCCGGAACCCGTTGGAGCGCAAGGACTTCCTGCTCACCGGCACCACGGAGGCGGCAGAGCTGCAGGCCGCGATCGGTCCGCTCTCGCGCAAGCTCGCGGCCAAGCTCGCCGCCCGGCAACGGCGGCACGCCCGCGGAGCGATCGACATCCGTCGCACCCTGCGCGCAGCGATGTCAACTGGTGGTGTCCCCATCCGTCCCACGCACCGTCGTCGGCACCGCAGCCGGGCCGACATCGTCCTGCTGTGCGACATGTCCGGCTCCGTCGCGGGGTTCTCCCGGTTCACGATGATGCTGCTGCAGTCCCTGGCCGGTGTCTTCCGCCGGGTGCGGTTCATCGGCTTCGTCAACGTGTGCGACGACATCACCGAGCTGGTCCGGGACAGCCGGGTGGGCGAGGACATCCGCGAGCGCGTCTCGCGCGAGGCGACGATGACCCGGTGGCACGGGTCGAGCGACTACGGCGCCGCCTTCGAGGACGCCGTCGAGCACCACATCGACGCCATCGGGCCGCGCTCGACCCTGCTCGTGCTCGGCGATGCCCGTACCAACGGCACCGACCCGAAGGTCGACGCCCTGCGTGAGCTCGTCACCCGCGCGAAGCACGCCGTCTGGCTCAACCCCGAGCCCGCCGGCCAGTGGGACACCGGCGACTCCGTGGCCGGGAGGTACGCCGAGGTCATCGACATGCACGAGGTGCGCAACATCGACCAGTTGCGGCAGTTCGTCTCCCGGCTGCCGGTGAGCTGACGCCCCCTTCGTCCCTCCGCCACACGACCGGATCTCCAGAGGAACTCCAGACGTCGTCCCGCCGATCCCCCGGTCGACCTCCATAGCCTGAGTGCATGACCGGCACCGCACCCCCACGCCTGCTCGTCGTCGAGGACGACCCGACGATCAACGAGGCGCTCACCGACCGCTTCGAGGCGGAGGGTTTCGCGGTGGTGCGGGCGTACGACGGCCCGGGAGCGGTCGCCGCGTACGAGGAGCACTCCCCCGACCTCGTCGTCCTCGACCTGATGCTGCCGGGATTCGACGGGCTCGAGGTCTGCCGACGCATCCAGGCCGACCGCCCGGTGCCCGTCCTCATGCTCACCGCACGCGACGAGGAGAGCGACATCATCGTCGGTCTCGGGGTCGGGGCCGACGACTACCTGACCAAGCCCTTCCGGATGCGCGAGGTCGTCGCCCGGGTCCGGGCGCTGCTGCGTCGGGTCGAGCGCGCCGCCGAGCTGCAGCGCGAGGGCGAGGGCCTCGAGCAGACCCTCCGGCACCACGGTCTCGTCCTGGACGCCCGCACCCGCAGGTGCACCGTCGACGGGGATCCGGTGCACCTGACGCCGACCGAGTTCGACGTCCTCGTGCTGCTCGCCCGCGAGCCCGGGGCGGTGCTGCACCGCGAGCACATCGCCACCGAGCTGTGGGGGTGGGACGACTCCAGCCGCACGCTCGACACCCACGTGAAGTCCCTGCGCGCCAAGGTCGGGCACACCCGCATCCGCACGGTGCACGGCATCGGCTACGCCCTCGACGACGGGGTGGCGCAGTGAGCGGCACCGAGCCCCTCGTCGGCCTGGCCTCGATCCGCGCCCGGCTGGCCGTCCTCGTCGGCGCGAGCGTCCTCGTCGCCGCGGTGGTCGGGGCCGTCGGCACGGATGCGGGCGTCCCCCTCTGGCTCGCCCTGCCCGCGACGATCGCCCTCGCGCTCGTGGTCACCCAGTGGCTCGCGAGGGGGATGACGACGCCCCTGCGCCAGATGACCGAGGCGGCCGAGCGGATGGCCCGCGGTGACTACGGCGCCCGGATCACGACGACGGGCAGCGACGAGGTCGCCACCCTCGCACGAGCCTTCGCGACGATGGCCCGCGACCTGGAGCAGGCGGAGGAGCACCGGCGCAGGCTCGTCGCCACCGTCGCGCACGAGCTGCGCACCCCCCTGAGCGCCCAGCGGGCCCTCCTGGAGAACCTCGTCGACGGGGTCACCGCACCGAGCGACGCCTCGCTCGGCAAGGCACTCACCCAGTCCGAGCGGCTCAGCTCCCTCGTCGCCGACCTGCTGGACCTCTCCCGACCCGACGGCGGCGTCCCCCTCTCCCCCAGCCGGGTCGTCGTCGCCGACCTCGTCGAGTCCGCCGTGGGCGAGGCGTCCCTCCAGAGCCGCGAGGTCACCCTCGTCACCGACGTGCAGCCGGCCGACCTCACCGTCACCGGCGACCGCGCCCGCCTGGCCCAGGTCACCGCCAACCTCCTCGACAACGCCGTGCGCCACAGCCCGCCGGGCGGCACCGTCTCGGTCATTGCCCGCCGCGACGACGACCAGTGGTCGCTCACCGTCACCGACGAGGGGCCGGGGTTGTCACCGCAGCGGGCCGCCCGCCTCTTCCACCGCTTCGGTCCCGGCGGGGACGAAGGGGGTGGCACCGGCCTCGGTCTGGCCATCGCCGCGTGGGTCGCCGACATGCACGGCGGCGCGATCCGCGCCCTCACCTCGGGCGACCCCGGGGCACGGCTGCGCATGACGCTGCCCCTCGAGCCGCACGGACCGAACGACTCCTCGTGGCCGATGGCCACCTCCCCGCACCAGCAGCCCCTCCCCCATCGCCCACCCCGACCCACCCGGAGCCCACCATGACCACGCCAACGGCGCCCACCACCACCGCTGCGGAGACGCCCCCTTCGTCCCTGATCGCACGGTGGTGGCCCGAGCGGGTCACGGCTGCCCGGCCGGACCTGCTCCTGGCCGCCCTCGGCGTCGGGGTCGTTGCAGCGATCCTGCTGCCGGACAACGCGATCGGACTCGGGCTCCTCATCGTGCTCACCTGCGGCGGCCTCGCGATCTGGCTTGCCTCGCCCCGCCGCACTGCGCCGTGGTCGTGGGTCGCGGCAGGGCTGTCCCTGCCGCTCGCCGCGACGACGGTGCTCCGCGACAACCCGGGTTTCACCTTCATCGCCGTCGCAGTCGCCGGCGCCCTCGGCGCGACCTCGTGCACCGGCGCCCGCACCCTCCCGGGGATCGTGGCCGCGGTCGCGGCCTGGCCGTTCTCGGCGCTGCGGGGCCTCCCCCTGCTCGACCGGACCATCAAGGCCATGGCCCGGCAGGGCAGGACCTGGTCGGTGCTGCGGACCGCCGCCGTGAGTCTCGTGCTGCTCCTCGTCTTCGGGGGTCTGCTCGCCTCGGCCGACGCCGTCCTCGGGTCGTGGGCGTCGAGGCTCGTACCCGAGCTGAGCGACATGGTCGTCTTCCGGACCTTCACCCTCGTCTTCTTCACCGGCATCACCCTCACCGGGCTCTACCTGGCCATCAATCCGCCCCACGTCGACCGCATCCGTGGTGGCTCGCCGCGGATCCCGATGTGGGAGTGGGCGGTCCCCCTGGGCGTCGTCATCGCGATCTTCGTCGCCTTCATCGCAGCGCAGGCAGCCGCCATGTTCGGCGGGCACGACTACGTCCTGCGCACCACCGGAGTCACCTACGCGGAGTCCGCCAGGGAGGGCTTCGGCCAGCTGACGGTCGCCACTGCCCTGGTCCTGCTCCTGGTCGCCGGGGTGCGTGCCCGGGGCCGGGCCGACAGCGACCGGGAGCGCCGGGTGATGACGGTGATGAACGCCGCCCTGTGCCTCCTCACCCTCGTCGTCGTCGCCTCGGCCCTGCGACGCATGGCCCTGTACCAGGAGGCCTTCGGCTACACGGTCCTGCGCGTGAGCGTCGACCTCTTCGAGATCTGGCTCGGCGTCGTCGTGCTCGCCGTCCTCGTCTCCCTGTTCACCCCGACCCGGCGCTGGCTCGGCCGCACCGTGCTCGTCAGCGCGGCACTCGTGACGATCATCTGGTCCGTGGGCAACACGAGCGCCTGGGTCGCCGAGCGCAACATCGACCGGTGGGAGGCGACCGGGTCGCTCGACGAGCGCTACCTGGCGCGGCTCCCGGCCGATGCGGCGCCGGCCATCCACGAGAGCGCGCTGCCGAGGGAGGTCAAGGCGTGCATCCTCCGTGCCTCCCCCTCCCCGGACGCGTCCGACGACGGGCTGCCGGGGTGGAACCTCGCCCGGGAGCGCGCCGCGGACATCCGGGCGCAATACCCGGCGCCGAGGACCTGCACCCTCTCGACCGACTGAGTCGGCAGCACTTCGTATCGGGGGAACTGGCCACGGAGGCGGGGATCACGATGCGGGCCGTGCCTCGCCTCGTCCGGGCACGCAGTAGTCTGCGCCCCATGGCCATCAGCAAAGTCCTCATCGCGAACCGCGGCGAGATCGCCGTCCGCATCGCCCGTGCCTGCGCCGACGCCGGCGTCGGCTCCGTCGCCGTCTACGCCGAGCCCGATCGTGACGCCCTGCACGTCAAGGTCGCCGACGAGGCGTACGCGCTCGGAGGCACGACGCCCGGCGACAGCTACCTGCTGCAGGACAAGCTCCTGCAGGTCGCCAAGGACGCGGGCGCCGATGCCGTCCACCCCGGGTACGGCTTCCTCGCCGAGAACGCCGAGTTCGCCCAGGCCGTCATGGACGCCGGACTGATCTGGATCGGGCCGGGACCGCAGGCCATCGACGCCCTCGGCGACAAGGCCAAGGCCAAGCACATCGCCGTCAAGGCGGACGCCCCGCTGGCTCCCGGCACCAAGGACCCCGTCAAGGACGCCGACGAGGTCGTCGCGCTCGCCGAGGAGTTCGGCCTGCCCATCGCCATCAAGGCGGTCTACGGCGGTGGCGGCCGCGGACTCAAGGTCGCCCGCACGATGGAGGAGATCCCCGAGCTCTTCGACTCCGCCGTCCGTGAGGCCGTCTCGGCCTTCGGCCGCGGCGAGTGCCTCGTCGAGAAGTTCCTCGACAAGCCGCGCCACGTCGAGACCCAGTGCCTCGCCGACCAGCACGGCAACGTCGTCGTCGTCTCGACGCGCGACTGCTCGCTGCAGCGCCGCAACCAGAAGCTCGTCGAGGAGGCCCCGGCCCCCTTCCTCACCGAGGAGCAGAACGCCGAGCTCGTCCGCGCCTCCAAGGCGATCCTCAAGGAGGCCGGCTACGTCGGCGCCGGCACCTGCGAGTACCTCGTGGCCCAGGACGGCACGATCTCCTTCCTCGAGGTCAACACCCGCCTGCAGGTCGAGCACCCGGTGACCGAGGAGGTCACCGGCATCGACCTCGTGCGCGAGATGCTGCGCATCGCCGACGGCGAGGAGCTCGGATACGACGACCCGGTCGCCCGTGGCCACTCCTTCGAGTTCCGCATCAACGGCGAGGACGCGGGCCGCAACTTCATGCCGGCCCCCGGCACGGTCACGAGGATGCGGGTGCCCCACGGCCCGGGTGTGCGTTGGGACGCCGGCATCGAGGAGGGCGACACCATCGCCGGCGCCTTCGACTCGATGATCGCCAAGCTCATCGTCACCGGGGCCAGCCGCGAGCAGGCGCTCGAGCGTTCCCGTCGCGCCCTGGCCGAGCTCGTGGTCGAGGGCATGCCGACCGTCATCCCCTTCCACCAGACCATCGTCTCCGATCATGCCTTCGCGCCCGAGGACGGCGAGGCCTTCGCCGTGCACACCCGCTGGATCGAGACCGAGTTCGACAACCAGATCCCGCCCTACGGTGGCGAGGTCGGCGAGTCCGAGGACGAGGGCGAGCGCCAGAAGATCACCGTCGAGGTCGGCGGCAAGCGCCTGGAGGTCGTTCTTCCGGGCGACCTCGCCCTCGGTGGTGGCGGTGGCGCCAAGAAGAAGAAGGCACCGAAGCGTTCCGGCAGCGGCGGCGGCGCCGTCGCGGCCTCCGGCGACAGCCTCGCGGCCCCGATGCAGGGCACGGTCGTCAAGATCGCCGTCGAGGAGGGCCAGGAGGTCGCCGAGGGTGACCTCGTCGTCGTCATCGAGGCGATGAAGATGGAGCAGCCGATCAACGCCCACAAGGCCGGCACGATCACCGGGCTGAAGGCCGCGGTCGGCGAGACCGTCAACAACGGCGCAGTCATCGCCGACATCAAGGACTGATCCCCTCGAACGGCGAGCGCACCAGCGACGCCGCCCCCGGTACGCCTGCACGGCGTGCCGGGGGCGGCGTCGTCATCGCCGTGCTCGCCCTCTGCGGGACCGTCGTCTCGCTGCAGCAGACGATGGTGCTGCCGCTGCTGCCCGAGCTGCCGGTCCTCATCGGCACGAGCACCAGCAATGCCTCGTGGATCATCACGGCGACCCTGATCGCCGGTGCCGTGGCCACCCCGGTGATCTCGCGCATGGCCGACATGTACGGCAAGCGGCGGATGATCCTGCTGACCCTGGCGATCGTCGCGGTCGGCGCGCTGCTGGGCGGTACCTCCACCGCGCTGGCCCTGCTGATCCTCGCGCGGGTCCTCCAGGGCATCGGCATGGCACTCGTCCCCGTCGGCATCGCGACGATGCGGGACGAGCTGGAGCCGGAGAAGGTCCCGCTCGCGGTCGCGCTGATGAGCGCGACGCTCGCCATCGGCGCGGGTGTCGGCCTCCCCCTCGGCGGCTACCTCGCCCAGGCCGTCGACTGGCACGCCGTCCTCTGGCTGCCCGGCGTGCTCGCCGTCGTCATGCTCCTCCTCGTCCTGCTGACGGTCTCCGAGTCGCCGGTCCGCACGGCCGGTGCCTTCGACGTGCGCGGGGCGGTCCTGCTCAGCCTCGCCCTCGTCCTGCTGCTCGTCGCCGTCTCGAAGGGGGCCGCCTGGGGCTGGACCGACGCCCGCACCCTCGGTGCCTTCGGGGCCGGCCTTGTCCTGCTCGCGATCTTCGTGCCCGTCGAGCTGCGCATCCCAAACCCGCTCGTCGACATCCGCACCGCCGCCCAGCCGATCGTGATGTCGGCCAACGCGATCTCCGTCTTCATGGGCTTCGGCATGTTCGTCAACATGCTCGTGTCCACCCAGCTGCTCCAGACCCCCGGGGAGACCGGCTACGGACTCGGGCTCGACGCCCTCCACGCCGGCCTGTGGATGGCACCGTCGGCCGTGGCGTTCGGGGTGCTCGCCCCGGTGTCCGGGTGGGTCACCCGACGCTTCGGCCCCGAGCTGGCCATCGGGCTCGGTGGCGCCATCATGACCGTCTCCTACCTCGCGCGCATCCCGCTCAGCGGCTCGGTCGCGCTCGTGGTCGCGGGCACCATCGTCGTCACCGTCGGCACGGCCCTGGCCTACTCCGCGTTGCCCACGCTGATCATGCGGTCCGTGCCCGTCACCGAGACGGCCGCGGCGAACGGCCTGAACACCCTGCTGCGATCAGTCGGCACGTCGAGCGCCAGTGCGGTCACCGCCGCGGTGTTCGCGGCGAGCATCACCGCGGCCACGGGCGGCTACCCGTCCTCCGGCGCGCTGGTCCTGATGTTCGTCCTCGCCGCCGTGGCCTCGGGCATCAGCACCGTCCTCATCCTGCCCTTCCTGCGCCGTCGGGCCGCCGAGGGCGATGACCAACCCAGCGAACGGCTCACCGTGGACCACGTGGTCCGCGGCCGGGTCGTCGACGTGCACGAGGACGCGGTCTCGGGCGCGATCGTCACCGTCATGGGAGGCCGTGGCAGCCACGTCGACTGGGCACGCACGGACTCTGCGGGTGACTTCAGCGTGGCCACTGCCGGACCGATGCGCCACCTCTTCGTCGTCTCGGCGGAGGGGTGGTCACCGGTGTCGGTCTACGCCGACCTCACCGACGACCGGACGCTGGCCCCCTTCGTCCTGGCGGACCGGCTGACCGTCCGGGGCCTGATCACCGACCCGCAGGGCCGACCCGCCCCCGACGTCTCGGTCGTCATCACCAAACGGACCGGGGGCTCGGTCTCGTGGGTGCGCACTCACGACGACGGCCGATACACGCTCCCGCTGCCCCGCGAGGGTGCCTACGACCTCACCGCCGTCGACCGCGGGACGCGGGCCACGCGCAGCCGCATCCTCACCATCGGCGGCCGATCCGTCGAGATGGACTTGCAGCTGCAGGAGCAGCCGCTCAGTCCGGTCGCGACGGGTGCAGCCGACGGGCCGCCTCGGCCAGGGTCCCGGTGAGCGAGGGGTAGACGGAGGAGGTCGACGCGACCTGGTCGACGGACAGGCGGTTCTGCACCGCGAGCGCGACCGGGAAGATCAGCTCCGACGCGCGGGGCGCGACCACCACACCGCCGAGCACCGTGCCGGTCCCCCGGTAGGCGAAGAGCTTGACGAAGCCCTCCCGGATCCCGAGCATCTTCGCCCGCGGGTTGCGCGAGAGCGGCATCATGACGCTCTCGACGTCGGGGTTGTCCTCGGCGTCGGCGGCGCTGACACCCACGGTCGCGATCTCCGGGTCGGTGAAGACGTTGCTCGCGACGGCCGACATGCGAAGGGGGGTCACCGCGTCGCCGAGCGCGTGGGCCATGGCCGTGCGGCCCTGCACCGCCGCGACGGAGGCCAGCGCGAAGACACCGGTGCAGTCACCGGCCGCGTAGATGCCCCGGACCGACGTGCGAGAGACGCGGTCGGTGACGATGTGCCCGGAGTCGCTCAGCTCGACGCCGACCTCCTCCAGACCCAGGTCGGCAGTCTGCGGGACGGCACCGACGGCGATGAGCACGTGGCTGCCCTCGACCCGGCGACCGTCCTCGAGGGTGACGACGACGCCGTCGCCCTCGCGGCGGGCACTGGCCATCCGGGAGCGGTTGAGGATGGTCATCCCCCGCCGGCGGAAGACGTCCTCGATGACCGCGGCCGCGTCCTGGTCCTCCTGGGGCAGCACGAGGTCTCGTGAGGAGACCAGCGTGACGTCGCTGCCGAGGCCCAGGTAGGCCTGCGCGAGCTCGGCACCGGTGACGCCGGAGCCGACGACGATGAGCTTCTCGGGCAGCTCCGGCAGGGCGTAGATCTGCTGCCAAGTGAGGATCCGCTCCCCGTCCGGCCGGGCGGACTCGAGCACCCGCGGGGTCGCGCCCGTGCTGAC
Proteins encoded in this region:
- a CDS encoding VWA domain-containing protein; this translates as MPSPDPLGTRLVDLGRALRRHGVKVGTSEITDAAAAARVLGVDDRERLRAGTAAAMMRRSSDRELFDQLFDIHFPAAVGQRTGEDDAPAPTDSAGARERAAAIRDELVEALAHADDAALDRLAARALAELGRLSNEASTGGWSAHQAIERLAPQTAIAAALQRARDAGDVTGGSGEGSGGSGSGSGGASGGGGAGEGSPTRFSDRFDRDEIRSRVGHFRRRVETEAARRNAEVRGRDRISRYGVRNPLERKDFLLTGTTEAAELQAAIGPLSRKLAAKLAARQRRHARGAIDIRRTLRAAMSTGGVPIRPTHRRRHRSRADIVLLCDMSGSVAGFSRFTMMLLQSLAGVFRRVRFIGFVNVCDDITELVRDSRVGEDIRERVSREATMTRWHGSSDYGAAFEDAVEHHIDAIGPRSTLLVLGDARTNGTDPKVDALRELVTRAKHAVWLNPEPAGQWDTGDSVAGRYAEVIDMHEVRNIDQLRQFVSRLPVS
- a CDS encoding response regulator transcription factor, translating into MTGTAPPRLLVVEDDPTINEALTDRFEAEGFAVVRAYDGPGAVAAYEEHSPDLVVLDLMLPGFDGLEVCRRIQADRPVPVLMLTARDEESDIIVGLGVGADDYLTKPFRMREVVARVRALLRRVERAAELQREGEGLEQTLRHHGLVLDARTRRCTVDGDPVHLTPTEFDVLVLLAREPGAVLHREHIATELWGWDDSSRTLDTHVKSLRAKVGHTRIRTVHGIGYALDDGVAQ
- a CDS encoding ATP-binding protein, whose amino-acid sequence is MSGTEPLVGLASIRARLAVLVGASVLVAAVVGAVGTDAGVPLWLALPATIALALVVTQWLARGMTTPLRQMTEAAERMARGDYGARITTTGSDEVATLARAFATMARDLEQAEEHRRRLVATVAHELRTPLSAQRALLENLVDGVTAPSDASLGKALTQSERLSSLVADLLDLSRPDGGVPLSPSRVVVADLVESAVGEASLQSREVTLVTDVQPADLTVTGDRARLAQVTANLLDNAVRHSPPGGTVSVIARRDDDQWSLTVTDEGPGLSPQRAARLFHRFGPGGDEGGGTGLGLAIAAWVADMHGGAIRALTSGDPGARLRMTLPLEPHGPNDSSWPMATSPHQQPLPHRPPRPTRSPP
- a CDS encoding DUF4173 domain-containing protein, coding for MTTPTAPTTTAAETPPSSLIARWWPERVTAARPDLLLAALGVGVVAAILLPDNAIGLGLLIVLTCGGLAIWLASPRRTAPWSWVAAGLSLPLAATTVLRDNPGFTFIAVAVAGALGATSCTGARTLPGIVAAVAAWPFSALRGLPLLDRTIKAMARQGRTWSVLRTAAVSLVLLLVFGGLLASADAVLGSWASRLVPELSDMVVFRTFTLVFFTGITLTGLYLAINPPHVDRIRGGSPRIPMWEWAVPLGVVIAIFVAFIAAQAAAMFGGHDYVLRTTGVTYAESAREGFGQLTVATALVLLLVAGVRARGRADSDRERRVMTVMNAALCLLTLVVVASALRRMALYQEAFGYTVLRVSVDLFEIWLGVVVLAVLVSLFTPTRRWLGRTVLVSAALVTIIWSVGNTSAWVAERNIDRWEATGSLDERYLARLPADAAPAIHESALPREVKACILRASPSPDASDDGLPGWNLARERAADIRAQYPAPRTCTLSTD
- a CDS encoding biotin carboxylase N-terminal domain-containing protein, whose translation is MAISKVLIANRGEIAVRIARACADAGVGSVAVYAEPDRDALHVKVADEAYALGGTTPGDSYLLQDKLLQVAKDAGADAVHPGYGFLAENAEFAQAVMDAGLIWIGPGPQAIDALGDKAKAKHIAVKADAPLAPGTKDPVKDADEVVALAEEFGLPIAIKAVYGGGGRGLKVARTMEEIPELFDSAVREAVSAFGRGECLVEKFLDKPRHVETQCLADQHGNVVVVSTRDCSLQRRNQKLVEEAPAPFLTEEQNAELVRASKAILKEAGYVGAGTCEYLVAQDGTISFLEVNTRLQVEHPVTEEVTGIDLVREMLRIADGEELGYDDPVARGHSFEFRINGEDAGRNFMPAPGTVTRMRVPHGPGVRWDAGIEEGDTIAGAFDSMIAKLIVTGASREQALERSRRALAELVVEGMPTVIPFHQTIVSDHAFAPEDGEAFAVHTRWIETEFDNQIPPYGGEVGESEDEGERQKITVEVGGKRLEVVLPGDLALGGGGGAKKKKAPKRSGSGGGAVAASGDSLAAPMQGTVVKIAVEEGQEVAEGDLVVVIEAMKMEQPINAHKAGTITGLKAAVGETVNNGAVIADIKD
- a CDS encoding MFS transporter, giving the protein MLALCGTVVSLQQTMVLPLLPELPVLIGTSTSNASWIITATLIAGAVATPVISRMADMYGKRRMILLTLAIVAVGALLGGTSTALALLILARVLQGIGMALVPVGIATMRDELEPEKVPLAVALMSATLAIGAGVGLPLGGYLAQAVDWHAVLWLPGVLAVVMLLLVLLTVSESPVRTAGAFDVRGAVLLSLALVLLLVAVSKGAAWGWTDARTLGAFGAGLVLLAIFVPVELRIPNPLVDIRTAAQPIVMSANAISVFMGFGMFVNMLVSTQLLQTPGETGYGLGLDALHAGLWMAPSAVAFGVLAPVSGWVTRRFGPELAIGLGGAIMTVSYLARIPLSGSVALVVAGTIVVTVGTALAYSALPTLIMRSVPVTETAAANGLNTLLRSVGTSSASAVTAAVFAASITAATGGYPSSGALVLMFVLAAVASGISTVLILPFLRRRAAEGDDQPSERLTVDHVVRGRVVDVHEDAVSGAIVTVMGGRGSHVDWARTDSAGDFSVATAGPMRHLFVVSAEGWSPVSVYADLTDDRTLAPFVLADRLTVRGLITDPQGRPAPDVSVVITKRTGGSVSWVRTHDDGRYTLPLPREGAYDLTAVDRGTRATRSRILTIGGRSVEMDLQLQEQPLSPVATGAADGPPRPGSR
- a CDS encoding NAD(P)H-quinone dehydrogenase, which encodes MTRTSSVVILGGGPGGYEAALVAAQLGATVTVVDRDGIGGAAVLTDCVPSKTLIATADYLGGIEIASELGVRLRDEEGDRATETVAELSTINQRVLGLAAAQSGDIVTRLTEVGVRVVTGHGRLEAPGRVVVESDGDAETIDADVVLVSTGATPRVLESARPDGERILTWQQIYALPELPEKLIVVGSGVTGAELAQAYLGLGSDVTLVSSRDLVLPQEDQDAAAVIEDVFRRRGMTILNRSRMASARREGDGVVVTLEDGRRVEGSHVLIAVGAVPQTADLGLEEVGVELSDSGHIVTDRVSRTSVRGIYAAGDCTGVFALASVAAVQGRTAMAHALGDAVTPLRMSAVASNVFTDPEIATVGVSAADAEDNPDVESVMMPLSRNPRAKMLGIREGFVKLFAYRGTGTVLGGVVVAPRASELIFPVALAVQNRLSVDQVASTSSVYPSLTGTLAEAARRLHPSRPD